A stretch of the Teredinibacter haidensis genome encodes the following:
- the rplB gene encoding 50S ribosomal protein L2: protein MPIVKRKPTSAGRRFVVSVVNPDLHKGAPYAPLLEKKSKSGGRNNNGRITTRHIGGGHKQHYRKIDFKRNKDAIPAKVERLEYDPNRTAYIALVCYADGERRYIIAPKGVAAGDMVESGDAAAIKAGNTLPLRNIPVGSVIHCVELKPGKGAQLARSAGTSVQLVAREGQYATLRLRSGEMRKVESECRATLGEVSNSEHSLRSLGKAGATRWRGVRPTVRGVAMNPVDHPHGGGEGRTSGGRHPVSPWGTPTKGYKTRSNKRTDNMIIRRRDKK, encoded by the coding sequence ATGCCAATTGTAAAACGCAAGCCAACGTCAGCCGGTCGTCGCTTTGTTGTAAGCGTAGTAAACCCTGACTTACACAAGGGCGCACCTTACGCGCCGTTGTTAGAAAAGAAATCTAAAAGCGGTGGCCGCAATAATAACGGTCGTATTACGACTCGTCATATTGGTGGTGGTCACAAGCAGCATTACCGCAAGATTGACTTTAAACGTAATAAAGATGCTATTCCGGCAAAAGTAGAGCGTTTGGAGTACGATCCAAATCGAACGGCCTATATCGCGCTGGTTTGTTATGCCGATGGTGAGCGTCGCTACATTATCGCTCCTAAGGGTGTTGCAGCGGGCGATATGGTTGAGTCTGGTGATGCGGCAGCGATTAAAGCTGGTAATACATTGCCCTTGCGTAATATTCCAGTGGGTAGTGTTATTCATTGTGTTGAGCTGAAGCCTGGTAAAGGCGCCCAGTTGGCACGCTCTGCCGGTACCTCAGTGCAGTTGGTTGCTCGTGAAGGTCAATACGCTACTCTGCGGTTACGCAGTGGTGAGATGCGTAAGGTTGAGTCTGAGTGTCGCGCCACATTGGGTGAAGTATCCAATAGTGAGCACAGCTTGCGCTCTTTGGGTAAGGCTGGCGCTACTCGCTGGCGTGGTGTTCGGCCAACCGTTCGTGGTGTTGCGATGAACCCGGTTGATCACCCGCACGGTGGTGGTGAGGGTCGTACCTCCGGTGGTCGTCATCCTGTGTCTCCATGGGGTACGCCAACTAAGGGTTACAAAACTCGTAGCAATAAGCGTACGGACAACATGATTATTCGTCGTCGCGACAAGAAGTAA
- the rplD gene encoding 50S ribosomal protein L4, translated as MELSIATPQGAKGTIAVSEVAFGKEFNQDLVHQAVVAYMAGARQGTKAQKNRADVSGGGKKPWRQKGTGRARAGTIRSPIWRSGGVTFAAEPRNFEQKLNKKMYRSALRCILSELARQERLVVVEEFSVEAPKTKDLVAKLAQFNLSDVLIVTAEVSENLYLASRNLHKVDVRDVQGIDPVSLIRFDKVVVTVPALKKLEEVLV; from the coding sequence ATGGAATTAAGTATTGCTACACCGCAAGGCGCCAAGGGTACTATTGCAGTTTCCGAAGTGGCTTTTGGTAAAGAATTTAATCAAGACCTGGTTCATCAGGCAGTAGTGGCCTATATGGCTGGTGCTCGTCAGGGAACTAAGGCTCAGAAGAATCGTGCTGATGTTTCCGGTGGTGGTAAAAAGCCATGGCGTCAGAAAGGTACTGGCCGTGCTCGTGCAGGTACCATTCGCAGTCCAATCTGGCGCTCCGGTGGAGTGACTTTTGCGGCTGAGCCACGCAATTTTGAACAAAAACTGAACAAGAAAATGTACCGCTCTGCGTTGCGCTGCATTTTGTCCGAGCTGGCTCGTCAGGAGCGTTTGGTTGTAGTTGAGGAGTTTAGTGTTGAAGCTCCTAAAACCAAAGATTTAGTCGCCAAGCTTGCGCAATTTAATTTGTCTGATGTGTTGATCGTGACGGCTGAGGTGAGTGAAAACCTTTATCTTGCCTCCCGCAATTTGCACAAAGTAGATGTTCGTGATGTTCAGGGTATCGATCCCGTCAGCCTGATTCGTTTTGATAAGGTTGTGGTTACTGTACCCGCTCTCAAAAAACTTGAGGAGGTGCTGGTATGA
- the rpsJ gene encoding 30S ribosomal protein S10: MQNQRIRIRLKAFDHKLIDASTQEIVETAKRTGAQVRGPIPLPTRKERFTVLVSPHVNKDARDQYEIRTYKRLLDIVEPTEKTVDALMKLDLAAGVEVQISLG; this comes from the coding sequence ATGCAGAATCAACGTATTCGAATTCGTTTGAAAGCTTTTGATCACAAGTTGATTGATGCTTCAACGCAAGAGATTGTTGAAACGGCAAAACGTACTGGCGCACAGGTTCGCGGTCCTATTCCGCTGCCGACTCGCAAAGAGCGTTTTACTGTTCTGGTTTCGCCGCACGTCAATAAGGATGCGCGAGATCAATATGAGATTCGTACGTATAAAAGGTTGCTCGATATTGTTGAGCCAACCGAGAAGACTGTAGATGCTTTGATGAAGCTGGATTTAGCAGCTGGCGTCGAAGTTCAAATTAGTCTGGGCTAG
- the rplV gene encoding 50S ribosomal protein L22 gives MEVAAKLRGANMAAQKARLVADQIRGKSVEEALDVLAFSPKKGAAVIKKVLESAIANAEHNEGADVDELKVSTIFVDEGLTMKRIRPRAKGRADRILKRTCHITVKVADQ, from the coding sequence ATGGAAGTAGCAGCTAAATTACGCGGCGCTAATATGGCGGCGCAGAAAGCGCGGCTGGTGGCAGATCAGATTCGCGGAAAATCAGTAGAAGAAGCTTTGGATGTGTTGGCATTCAGCCCAAAGAAAGGTGCTGCTGTCATTAAGAAGGTTTTGGAATCGGCTATCGCCAACGCTGAGCATAATGAAGGTGCTGACGTTGATGAGCTGAAGGTGTCCACCATATTTGTGGACGAAGGTTTAACGATGAAGCGCATTCGACCACGCGCAAAAGGCCGCGCTGATCGTATTTTAAAGCGCACTTGTCACATCACCGTTAAAGTAGCGGATCAATAA
- the rplW gene encoding 50S ribosomal protein L23 has translation MNQERLYKVLLGPVISEKSAVVADIANQVVFKVVADAEKSEIKAAVEKLFNVSVEGVRVLNVKGKTKRTRYGIGRRSDWKKAYVSLAEGSEIDFEAAE, from the coding sequence ATGAACCAGGAGCGTCTGTATAAGGTTTTGCTTGGACCCGTAATTTCTGAAAAGTCAGCTGTCGTTGCTGATATAGCTAACCAGGTTGTTTTTAAGGTGGTTGCTGATGCAGAAAAGTCTGAAATCAAAGCTGCGGTAGAAAAGTTGTTTAATGTTAGCGTTGAGGGCGTTCGCGTTCTGAATGTTAAGGGTAAAACCAAGCGCACGCGTTACGGCATCGGTCGTCGCAGTGATTGGAAGAAAGCGTACGTATCTCTGGCCGAAGGCTCAGAGATCGACTTCGAAGCAGCTGAATAA
- the rpsS gene encoding 30S ribosomal protein S19, whose product MPRSLKKGPFVDHHLLKKVEVAAEKNDRRPIKTWSRRSMILPDMVGLTIAVHNGRQHVPVLVSEEMVGHKLGEFAASRTYRGHVADKKAKR is encoded by the coding sequence GTGCCACGTTCACTGAAGAAAGGTCCTTTTGTAGACCACCATCTTTTGAAGAAAGTTGAAGTAGCGGCTGAAAAAAATGACCGTCGTCCTATTAAGACCTGGTCTCGCCGCTCCATGATTTTGCCAGACATGGTGGGCTTGACTATCGCTGTGCACAATGGTCGTCAACACGTGCCAGTGCTGGTTAGTGAGGAAATGGTAGGTCATAAGTTGGGTGAGTTTGCGGCTAGTCGCACTTACCGTGGCCACGTAGCAGACAAGAAAGCGAAGCGCTAA
- a CDS encoding cellulase family glycosylhydrolase: MKTKKLFTPLRTACAALAFALSPAALADITCEVTSLNQWNSGYQADVSVSNTGAAVSSWTISLHFTAPPQITNSWNASLSTSGTTVSASNIGWNGNLGNGQSTSFGFQGSSNGSLATPSCTGTANSSSSSSSSSSSSSSSSSSSSSSSSSSSSSSSSDCAEECNWYGNGTWPLCQNQDSGWGWEDSQSCIGRTTCEGQSGSGGVVSNCSSSSSSSSSSSSSSSSSSSSSSSSSSSSSSSSTDGIFRVDDSGNITKNGQQFDVHCGSWFGLEGRHEPSDDPDNPSGAPMELYIGNTFWADTHDRTIQQTMDEITQRGINVVRLPIAPQTLDPNDPQGTGNVLKNYEQYRQDNARQAMEDFIVQADENNIEIMLDIHSCSNYVGWRAGRLDARPPYVDADRDNYDFTREDYSCASGGDAYNEAAWLANLRELAGLASDLGVDNIIGIDIFNEPWDYTWEEWKTLVESAYGAINEVNPNILLFVQGISASASNQDGTPDDIIEVPHGEEASNPNWGENLFEAGDNPPDIPKERLVYSPHTYGPSVFVQKMFMDPAQPECEGLEGDEAGENDCNIVINATQLRAGWEEHFGYLRDMGYAMVVGEWGGNMDWPGGAASIRDQDRWDHIPEGVDQEWQTAFANYMAEKNIQSCYWSINPESGDTGGLYETTYDPRSNESGWGEWLGFDERKWSLLELTW; encoded by the coding sequence ATGAAAACCAAAAAGTTATTTACACCTCTACGCACAGCTTGCGCGGCACTGGCTTTTGCCCTGTCGCCCGCAGCGCTTGCCGATATAACATGTGAAGTTACGAGCCTAAACCAGTGGAACAGCGGTTACCAAGCTGACGTTAGTGTTTCCAACACTGGGGCCGCCGTTTCAAGCTGGACAATCTCGCTTCACTTTACAGCACCACCGCAAATTACAAATAGCTGGAATGCGAGCTTAAGCACTTCCGGAACCACCGTTTCAGCATCCAACATTGGATGGAATGGTAACCTTGGCAATGGGCAATCCACCAGCTTCGGATTCCAGGGAAGCTCCAATGGAAGCCTGGCAACACCAAGCTGTACTGGCACAGCTAACAGTTCAAGCTCCTCCAGTAGCAGTTCCAGTTCTTCTAGCAGTTCAAGCTCATCTAGCAGCTCAAGTTCCTCTAGCAGCTCTAGCTCTTCTAGCAGCGATTGTGCAGAAGAATGTAACTGGTATGGCAACGGCACTTGGCCTCTGTGTCAAAATCAGGATAGCGGTTGGGGTTGGGAAGACAGCCAAAGCTGTATTGGTCGCACAACGTGCGAAGGTCAAAGCGGCAGCGGCGGAGTGGTATCGAACTGCAGCAGCTCATCTTCTAGCTCCAGCAGTTCTAGCTCTAGTAGTTCTAGCTCTAGCAGCAGCTCGAGCAGTTCTAGCAGCAGCTCCAGTAGCTCTAGCACCGACGGAATTTTCCGCGTCGATGACTCAGGTAATATCACCAAAAATGGCCAGCAGTTCGATGTTCATTGTGGCTCATGGTTTGGCCTAGAGGGCCGACACGAACCCTCCGATGATCCAGATAACCCCAGCGGCGCGCCTATGGAGTTATACATTGGTAATACCTTCTGGGCCGACACCCATGACCGCACTATCCAGCAAACCATGGATGAAATCACTCAGAGAGGCATTAACGTTGTTCGCTTGCCTATCGCACCTCAAACCCTCGATCCAAACGATCCACAGGGTACGGGTAACGTGCTGAAAAACTACGAGCAATACCGTCAGGATAATGCTCGTCAGGCAATGGAAGACTTTATTGTTCAGGCCGACGAAAACAATATCGAAATTATGCTCGATATTCACTCCTGTTCAAACTACGTTGGTTGGCGTGCTGGCCGTCTGGACGCCCGTCCTCCCTATGTCGATGCCGACCGAGACAACTATGACTTCACTCGTGAAGACTATAGCTGTGCATCCGGTGGCGACGCATACAACGAAGCCGCTTGGCTAGCTAACCTTAGAGAGCTTGCCGGACTGGCTAGCGACCTTGGTGTAGATAATATTATCGGTATCGATATCTTCAACGAGCCATGGGATTACACTTGGGAAGAATGGAAAACATTGGTTGAATCCGCCTACGGTGCCATCAATGAAGTCAATCCAAATATTCTTCTGTTTGTACAAGGCATCTCCGCTTCGGCCAGTAACCAGGACGGTACGCCAGACGATATCATCGAAGTTCCTCACGGCGAAGAAGCCTCCAATCCAAACTGGGGTGAAAACTTGTTTGAAGCTGGAGACAACCCCCCTGACATCCCCAAAGAGCGTTTGGTTTACTCTCCACACACCTATGGTCCTTCCGTATTCGTACAGAAGATGTTCATGGACCCTGCACAACCAGAGTGTGAAGGTTTGGAAGGTGACGAAGCTGGTGAAAACGACTGCAATATCGTTATCAATGCCACACAACTGCGCGCGGGCTGGGAAGAGCACTTCGGCTATCTGCGTGATATGGGCTACGCAATGGTCGTTGGCGAGTGGGGAGGAAATATGGATTGGCCAGGTGGAGCCGCCAGTATTCGAGATCAGGATCGTTGGGATCACATACCCGAAGGTGTCGATCAAGAATGGCAAACGGCCTTCGCCAACTACATGGCAGAGAAAAACATCCAAAGCTGCTACTGGTCTATTAACCCAGAGTCCGGCGACACTGGCGGTTTGTATGAGACAACCTACGATCCACGCTCTAACGAATCCGGTTGGGGCGAATGGCTAGGCTTCGATGAAAGAAAGTGGAGTCTGCTGGAATTAACCTGGTAA
- a CDS encoding Re/Si-specific NAD(P)(+) transhydrogenase subunit alpha: MKIAVLKERREYEKRVAVTPEVVKKYIKLGQAVAIESGAGLASRISDEEYALAGATIVTDPAALLADADILLKVQRPLLAGEGELDELSLMKSGSTIISVLSPFSCPESVELYAKAGVAAMAMEFVPRITRAQTMDVLSSQSNLAGYRAVLEAAFEYERAMPMMMTAAGTVAPAKVMVLGAGVAGLQAIATAKRLGAIVSATDVRPVAKEQVESLGAKFVMVDSEEMANAETDGGYAKEMSEDFKRKQAELVAATMAKQDIAICTALIPGRKAPTLITDEMVHSMRPGSVIIDLAVEQGGNCTLSKPGEVVDVNGVAIVGHMNMPARLAADTSSLYSRNLYNFIEPHINTESQELSFDWDDEIVAATLLTQNGKVVHPQFAPVNADQKQEA; this comes from the coding sequence ATGAAAATTGCGGTACTTAAAGAACGTCGTGAATATGAAAAGCGCGTCGCGGTGACGCCTGAAGTAGTTAAGAAGTATATTAAGTTGGGCCAAGCCGTGGCCATTGAAAGCGGTGCGGGGCTTGCGAGTCGTATTAGCGATGAGGAGTATGCCCTTGCGGGTGCGACGATAGTTACCGATCCGGCTGCATTGTTGGCCGATGCCGACATTCTGTTAAAAGTACAGAGACCTTTGCTTGCGGGTGAAGGTGAGTTGGACGAACTTTCCTTAATGAAGTCGGGCAGTACGATTATTTCTGTGCTCTCTCCGTTTTCTTGTCCAGAATCGGTAGAGCTTTACGCAAAGGCTGGGGTTGCGGCTATGGCTATGGAGTTTGTTCCGCGAATTACGCGAGCGCAAACCATGGACGTGCTCAGCTCTCAAAGTAACCTTGCTGGTTATCGAGCGGTGCTCGAAGCCGCTTTTGAATACGAGCGTGCAATGCCGATGATGATGACGGCCGCAGGTACTGTCGCTCCTGCAAAGGTTATGGTGTTGGGGGCTGGCGTTGCGGGTCTTCAGGCGATTGCAACCGCTAAGCGTTTGGGTGCAATTGTTAGCGCTACCGATGTTCGGCCAGTGGCTAAAGAGCAGGTTGAAAGTCTTGGGGCTAAGTTCGTGATGGTTGACTCGGAAGAGATGGCCAATGCAGAAACGGACGGTGGGTATGCTAAAGAGATGAGTGAAGATTTCAAGCGCAAGCAAGCTGAGCTGGTTGCTGCCACTATGGCCAAGCAGGATATTGCTATCTGTACAGCGCTTATTCCTGGTCGTAAGGCGCCCACGTTGATCACAGATGAGATGGTGCACTCCATGCGCCCAGGCTCTGTCATTATCGATCTGGCAGTCGAGCAGGGTGGCAACTGTACTTTGTCCAAGCCGGGCGAGGTGGTCGATGTGAACGGCGTTGCTATTGTCGGGCACATGAATATGCCCGCGCGCTTGGCTGCTGATACGAGCTCCCTGTACTCCCGCAATCTGTACAACTTTATTGAGCCTCATATCAATACTGAAAGCCAAGAGCTGAGCTTTGATTGGGATGACGAAATCGTTGCGGCGACGTTATTAACACAAAACGGCAAGGTGGTTCATCCACAATTCGCCCCGGTAAATGCTGATCAGAAACAGGAGGCCTAA
- a CDS encoding NAD(P)(+) transhydrogenase (Re/Si-specific) subunit beta — MESNLTAFAYLVASVLFILALRGLSSPETSRTGNLMGMVGMGLAIVTTIFSPEITSYTWIVVALGIGAAIGITIASRIAMTAMPQLVAAFHSLVGMAAVLVAGAAYSNPGAFSLLDASGQIFAASRIEMSLGVVIGAITFSGSVIAFTKLQGLVSGAPVVFKGQHPLNALFGIAIIALMGVFYTDQSPTIFWSMTALAFIIGVLIIIPIGGADMPVVVSMLNSYSGWAAAGIGFTLHNNALIVTGALVGSSGAILSYIMCKAMNRSFISVILGGFGGESESAAVGGVEDRPVKRGSAEDAAFIMKNAGSVIIVPGYGMAVAQAQHALREMGDVLKEAGVNVKYAIHPVAGRMPGHMNVLLAEASVSYDEVFELEDINSEFQGADVAFVIGANDVTNPAAKTDPQSAIYGMPILDVEKARTVLFVKRGMAAGYAGVQNELFFRDNTMMLFGDAKKMVEGIIRNID; from the coding sequence ATGGAATCTAATTTAACTGCATTTGCCTATTTGGTTGCCTCTGTACTCTTTATATTGGCGTTGCGCGGCCTGTCGTCCCCAGAAACCTCCCGTACTGGGAACCTAATGGGTATGGTTGGTATGGGGCTGGCAATTGTCACGACAATTTTTAGCCCTGAAATAACCTCCTATACCTGGATTGTGGTTGCTTTGGGTATTGGCGCTGCAATTGGTATTACCATCGCTTCGCGTATTGCCATGACGGCAATGCCGCAGTTAGTGGCGGCTTTCCACAGTTTGGTCGGTATGGCGGCTGTACTGGTTGCTGGTGCGGCCTACTCTAATCCTGGAGCTTTCAGCTTGCTGGATGCCAGCGGTCAAATCTTTGCTGCCAGCCGTATTGAAATGTCTCTTGGGGTTGTTATTGGTGCAATCACCTTTTCCGGTTCGGTTATAGCGTTTACCAAGTTGCAGGGCTTGGTGTCGGGTGCTCCTGTTGTGTTTAAAGGTCAGCACCCACTTAACGCCTTGTTTGGTATCGCGATTATTGCGTTGATGGGTGTGTTCTATACAGACCAGTCTCCAACAATATTTTGGTCCATGACTGCGTTGGCCTTTATTATCGGCGTGCTAATCATTATCCCTATTGGGGGTGCCGATATGCCGGTTGTGGTGTCGATGCTCAATTCTTACTCTGGTTGGGCTGCGGCAGGTATCGGCTTTACGTTACATAACAATGCTTTGATAGTCACCGGTGCCTTGGTTGGCTCCTCTGGCGCCATTCTTTCTTACATTATGTGTAAGGCCATGAACCGCTCCTTTATTAGTGTAATTCTCGGTGGCTTTGGTGGTGAAAGCGAGAGTGCCGCTGTCGGAGGCGTAGAAGATCGTCCGGTTAAGCGGGGTAGCGCGGAAGATGCTGCTTTTATTATGAAAAATGCGGGCTCAGTGATTATCGTGCCTGGGTATGGGATGGCCGTGGCGCAGGCACAGCACGCCTTGCGTGAAATGGGTGATGTGTTGAAAGAGGCCGGTGTAAACGTGAAGTATGCGATTCACCCGGTTGCCGGGCGGATGCCAGGGCATATGAACGTACTACTGGCTGAGGCCAGCGTATCCTACGATGAGGTTTTCGAGCTGGAAGACATTAACAGTGAATTCCAGGGCGCGGATGTGGCCTTTGTTATTGGGGCTAATGATGTTACCAACCCGGCCGCAAAAACCGATCCGCAGAGTGCCATCTACGGTATGCCAATTCTCGATGTTGAAAAGGCGCGTACTGTGCTTTTTGTGAAGCGCGGAATGGCGGCCGGTTATGCGGGAGTGCAGAATGAGCTCTTTTTCCGTGATAACACGATGATGCTGTTTGGTGATGCCAAAAAAATGGTGGAAGGTATTATTCGCAATATCGATTAG
- a CDS encoding proton-translocating transhydrogenase family protein, with protein MHGEFVSQLSIFVMAVFVGYYVVWSVTPALHTPLMAVTNAISSVIIVGALIAAGPAEFNLAKVLGFIAMILAAINIFGGFAVTQRMLAMYKKKK; from the coding sequence GTGCACGGTGAATTTGTATCTCAGTTATCTATTTTCGTTATGGCGGTGTTTGTAGGTTATTACGTGGTTTGGAGTGTGACTCCAGCCTTGCATACGCCCCTTATGGCTGTAACTAATGCTATTTCCAGCGTGATTATTGTGGGAGCGTTGATCGCGGCGGGCCCGGCAGAATTCAATCTGGCGAAAGTGTTGGGCTTTATCGCCATGATCTTGGCGGCCATCAATATTTTTGGTGGTTTTGCAGTAACTCAACGCATGCTAGCCATGTATAAAAAGAAGAAATAG
- the rplC gene encoding 50S ribosomal protein L3, which translates to MTIGLVGRKSGMTRIFTDDGLSVPVTVVEVDPNRITQVKNAETDGYAAVQVTVGSRRASRVTKAEAGHFAKAQTEAGRGVWELRNNEGAAFDVGSQLTVEAFEAGQKVDVTGTSKGKGFAGGVKRWNFSMQDATHGNSLSHRAPGSIGQCQTPGRVFKGKKMAGHMGAERVTTQNLEVVRVDVERNLLLIKGAVPGAPGGDVIIRPAVKLRNNG; encoded by the coding sequence ATGACGATTGGACTTGTCGGCCGCAAGAGCGGCATGACGCGCATTTTTACTGACGATGGTTTATCCGTTCCTGTCACTGTGGTTGAGGTAGATCCCAACCGCATCACTCAGGTTAAGAACGCAGAAACCGACGGTTACGCCGCTGTGCAGGTAACCGTAGGGTCTCGTCGAGCCTCCCGTGTCACCAAAGCGGAAGCAGGGCACTTCGCTAAAGCGCAAACAGAAGCCGGTCGCGGCGTTTGGGAGTTGCGTAATAACGAAGGTGCTGCATTCGATGTTGGTAGTCAACTTACTGTAGAAGCTTTTGAAGCTGGTCAGAAGGTAGATGTAACGGGCACTTCTAAAGGTAAGGGTTTTGCTGGTGGTGTTAAGCGTTGGAATTTTTCAATGCAAGATGCTACTCACGGCAACTCCCTCTCGCACCGAGCCCCTGGTTCCATTGGTCAATGTCAGACGCCAGGGCGCGTATTCAAGGGTAAAAAGATGGCTGGTCACATGGGTGCTGAGCGTGTAACGACTCAGAATCTTGAGGTGGTCAGGGTCGATGTTGAACGCAATTTACTGCTTATTAAGGGTGCCGTTCCTGGTGCTCCAGGTGGAGACGTTATTATTCGTCCTGCTGTAAAGCTGCGTAACAACGGTTAA
- a CDS encoding OmpA family protein — translation MALRKSFFGLLLFLSCTLSGIAVADELRGSLFASANAALKEADNELAKVLAPVSYQQAAKLYAGADKRYGKGGNVAKVEKDLTSAAQYFRKSAKAAKFAQTTFKSAIQARTDAKGVDAEKLAADTWGEAEQKFLTATKILETGNMSRAQVKAAEAESVFRDAELIAIKGNYLNQTRAKLEEAKRIKVKKFAPKTLERAEKLLAAAEKELSENRYDTDYPRALVKEAYYEARHAIYLTGQLEALKAKTLTAEELILMLEEPVAVLAGEADVLAEFDQGFGVPTEAIAVEVRRLQKDSYDLGELRTRAATLEQDYAMLETKLGIQSERLNEQEEARERLQRVTEYFRRDEASVLTQGSNVLVRMVGLNFEPGSSQITAANYGLLQKVEQAVRIYPGYTVVIEGHTDSFGSTEANQVLSQNRAKAVRQYLMVNMSDLPAERCEAYGYGESSPIANNESREGRKRNRRIDLLLKPPVE, via the coding sequence ATGGCTTTGCGCAAGTCGTTCTTTGGTTTACTACTATTTCTTTCGTGTACCCTTTCTGGTATTGCAGTGGCGGATGAATTGCGCGGATCGCTCTTCGCGTCTGCCAATGCAGCATTAAAGGAGGCGGATAATGAATTGGCAAAGGTATTGGCGCCGGTGAGTTATCAGCAGGCAGCAAAACTCTATGCCGGAGCCGATAAGCGTTATGGTAAGGGTGGTAACGTTGCGAAGGTAGAAAAGGATTTAACTTCCGCGGCCCAATATTTTCGGAAGTCCGCAAAGGCCGCAAAGTTTGCGCAGACAACATTCAAGTCCGCGATTCAGGCCCGTACCGATGCAAAAGGCGTTGATGCCGAAAAGCTGGCTGCTGATACATGGGGTGAGGCAGAGCAAAAGTTTTTGACTGCAACCAAAATTTTGGAAACCGGCAATATGAGTCGCGCCCAGGTGAAGGCGGCTGAGGCTGAAAGCGTTTTTCGGGACGCAGAGCTGATTGCGATCAAAGGGAATTACCTAAATCAAACTCGTGCCAAGCTTGAAGAAGCTAAGCGTATCAAGGTGAAAAAGTTTGCGCCCAAAACGCTTGAGCGCGCTGAAAAGCTGCTAGCAGCTGCAGAAAAAGAGTTGAGCGAAAACCGATACGATACCGATTACCCCCGAGCCCTGGTAAAAGAAGCTTACTATGAGGCTAGGCATGCAATTTATCTGACCGGACAACTGGAGGCGCTGAAAGCTAAAACGCTGACGGCCGAGGAGTTGATCCTAATGCTGGAAGAGCCCGTAGCCGTTCTAGCGGGGGAGGCGGATGTGCTTGCCGAATTTGATCAGGGCTTCGGCGTGCCAACCGAAGCAATAGCGGTTGAGGTTCGCCGCCTACAGAAAGACTCTTATGATTTGGGCGAGTTGCGCACCCGAGCCGCTACCCTAGAGCAGGACTACGCCATGCTGGAGACCAAGCTGGGTATCCAGTCCGAGCGGCTTAATGAGCAGGAGGAGGCTCGTGAGCGACTACAGCGGGTTACGGAGTACTTTCGCCGCGATGAAGCTTCTGTACTTACCCAGGGGAGTAATGTGTTGGTGCGTATGGTGGGTTTGAATTTTGAGCCCGGCAGCTCGCAAATTACCGCAGCTAATTACGGCTTGCTGCAAAAGGTGGAGCAGGCCGTTCGCATATACCCAGGTTATACGGTTGTAATTGAGGGGCATACGGATTCGTTTGGGAGTACAGAGGCGAATCAAGTGTTATCACAAAATCGCGCGAAAGCTGTTCGCCAGTATTTAATGGTGAATATGAGTGACCTGCCTGCAGAGCGCTGCGAGGCTTATGGTTATGGGGAGTCTAGCCCTATCGCTAATAATGAATCCCGTGAGGGGCGGAAGCGTAATCGCCGTATTGATCTACTACTTAAACCTCCTGTCGAATAG
- a CDS encoding PEP-CTERM sorting domain-containing protein — translation MKLRFFLLVGGLVWLSSFPVSAGVIPYGVHSDTEVSTVEGEWGWSECFVTPGHSSGIAISAILSSCDTGDSLMVAVRRVGSDVFDILGAASFEVVSAYTVLPYNIDTLTGNDENGISWYRNGKSWGFTEQGNTIRQFSADTNLKDAPYHGVSDTSYGFVGLSFHARGGLLDAGWAFNNGSFVSVGKEYERVWLTATSASVPEPGTIFLLALALVGVGVCRRRVDV, via the coding sequence ATGAAGCTTAGGTTTTTCTTGTTGGTGGGTGGGTTGGTTTGGTTGTCCTCTTTTCCGGTTAGTGCAGGGGTTATTCCCTATGGTGTTCACTCGGATACCGAGGTCTCTACGGTTGAGGGTGAGTGGGGGTGGAGTGAATGCTTTGTTACGCCCGGGCATTCATCCGGTATTGCGATTTCAGCCATACTCTCTAGTTGCGACACTGGTGATAGCTTGATGGTGGCGGTTAGGCGGGTTGGCTCTGATGTATTTGATATTTTAGGTGCTGCCAGTTTCGAAGTTGTTTCAGCCTACACGGTTTTGCCTTACAACATCGACACGCTTACCGGCAACGATGAGAATGGTATCAGTTGGTATCGGAACGGTAAGAGTTGGGGTTTTACTGAGCAGGGGAACACCATACGTCAATTTAGTGCAGATACTAACCTTAAAGATGCGCCTTATCACGGCGTGTCGGATACGAGCTATGGTTTTGTAGGCTTATCGTTTCATGCCAGGGGCGGTTTGTTGGATGCGGGTTGGGCGTTTAACAACGGTTCTTTTGTTTCTGTGGGCAAGGAGTATGAGCGTGTGTGGTTGACGGCTACTAGCGCTTCGGTGCCCGAGCCGGGAACAATATTTCTCCTTGCGCTGGCGCTTGTTGGGGTGGGCGTATGTCGACGAAGAGTTGACGTTTAA